The following are encoded in a window of Gavia stellata isolate bGavSte3 chromosome 33, bGavSte3.hap2, whole genome shotgun sequence genomic DNA:
- the LOC132319980 gene encoding toll-like receptor 2 has product MRPPPAAGTPGVWCLVLLALAGDAAWLPCRIDADNGTGLCKGQGLLRVPRGLPGGLRSLDLSYNKLREITAGDFAGMTQLRRLDLGYNNISRIAPDAFLSNLLLEHLRLFNNSLDHVPAPALQPLVNLRWLDMSNNLYRSAALDGVFGKLRRLQELSLGGPLLQDISRGDFTVLKDTALQKFAIKSASSLRRYEAGAFSWLNTTELWCDMALDESAAALPVMLRDLRGKPLDYLRFRNLFEFTYYTGDADPFAGLAELRITKLVFYRGKFNENLLRLALLNVQRSRVRDLALVAIDFARSPWWNSSGVGAAAPRLDRLLLQDISNPDILRFDWTFTWLSGVAALSIINVNFNYVPCDAWGEMRNVEALDISGNRLEDGYIYNQRCHYRGVMPKLESFVLASNQLLSLAVVATLTRTWPRLTRLDASHNGLGSLQETCQWSPTLRWLALHHNRVTAGTFGCLPTTLEYLDLSYSQLDRLDMDYFTRSPRLWELRLSGNKIKFIPSEWRCPRLEVLAIDGNSFGVINRGSFVNMPRLVSLAAGNNPYHCTCDLYLFLEETRRRGRPTLADWPHNWTCYHPEPLLDTAVAAYAPRPLECNVPALVAVAVASTAVAVAACAVLCWKLDAGWYLRATYRLVRAKYGRRRPGAARRCSYHAFISYSCADAGWVRRELLHRLESATPPYRLCIHERDFTPGRWIIDNIVENIERSSKVIFILSRSFVDSEWCNYELYFAHQRAVGLGSEDVILVVKEPIEARGLPRRFARLRKMLGTKTYLEWPGEPGRRPFFWLQLRSLLGRPGELGPATEEETAVDATT; this is encoded by the coding sequence ATGcggcccccgccggccgccgGCACCCCGGGGGTTTGGTGCCTGGTGCTGCTGGCGCTGGCGGGGGATGCGGCGTGGCTGCCGTGCCGCATTGACGCCGACAACGGGACGGGGCTGTGCAAGGGCCAGGGCCTGCTGCGGGTGCCCCGCGGTCTCCCCGGCGGCCTGCGCAGCCTCGACCTCTCCTACAACAAGCTACGGGAGATCACGGCGGGCGACTTCGCCGGCATGACCCAGCTACGGCGCTTGGATTTGGGCTACAACAACATCTCCCGCATCGCGCCGGACGCTTTCCTCTCCAACCTCCTCTTGGAGCATCTCCGGCTCTTCAACAACTCCCTCGACCACGTCCCGGCGCCGGCGTTGCAACCGTTGGTCAACCTCCGTTGGTTGGACATGTCCAACAACCTCTACCGCAGCGCGGCGTTGGACGGTGTCTTCGGCAAGCTGCGGCGGCTGCAGGAGCTGTCGCTGGGGGGGCCGCTGCTCCAGGACATCTCCCGGGGAGACTTCACCGTCTTGAAGGACACGGCGCTGCAGAAGTTCGCCATCAAGTCGGCCTCCAGCCTGCGGCGGTACGAAGCCGGCGCTTTCTCGTGGCTGAACACCACGGAGCTGTGGTGCGACATGGCCTTGGACGAGAGCGCGGCGGCTCTGCCGGTGATGCTGCGGGACCTGCGGGGGAAACCCCTCGACTACCTGCGTTTCCGTAACCTCTTCGAGTTCACCTACTACACCGGCGACGCCGACCCCTTCGCCGGCTTGGCCGAGTTGCGGATCACCAAGTTGGTCTTCTACCGGGGCAAGTTCAACGAGAACCTCCTCCGCTTGGCCCTGCTCAACGTCCAACGCTCCCGCGTCCGCGACTTGGCGCTGGTGGCCATCGACTTCGCCCGCTCGCCGTGGTGGAACAGCTCTGGCGTgggcgcggccgccccgcggcTCGACCGCCTCTTGCTGCAGGACATCAGCAACCCCGACATCCTGCGCTTCGACTGGACCTTCACCTGGTTGAGCGGCGTGGCCGCCCTCTCCATCATCAACGTCAACTTCAACTACGTCCCCTGTGACGCTTGGGGCGAGATGCGCAACGTGGAGGCCTTGGACATCTCCGGCAACCGTCTGGAAGACGGTTATATCTACAACCAACGTTGCCACTACCGGGGCGTCATGCCCAAGCTGGAGAGCTTCGTCTTGGCCTCCAACCAACTCCTGAGCCTGGCTGTGGTGGCCACCTTGACGCGGACCTGGCCCCGGCTCACCCGCCTCGACGCCAGCCACAATGGCTTGGGCAGCCTGCAGGAGACGTGTCAGTGGAGTCCCACCTTGCGTTGGCTGGCCCTGCACCACAACCGGGTGACGGCGGGCACCTTCGGGTGCCTGCCCACCACCCTCGAGTACCTGGACCTCTCCTACTCCCAGCTTGACCGCCTGGATATGGACTACTTCACCCGAAGCCCCCGGCTGTGGGAGCTGCGGTTGAGCGGCAACAAGATCAAGTTCATCCCCTCCGAGTGGAGATGCCCCCGGTTGGAGGTGCTGGCCATCGACGGCAACTCCTTCGGCGTCATCAACCGTGGCTCCTTCGTCAACATGCCGCGGCTCGTTAGCTTGGCGGCCGGCAACAACCCCTACCACTGCACCTGTGACCTCTACCTCTTCTTGGAGGAGACGCGGCGACGGGGACGCCCCACCTTGGCCGACTGGCCCCACAACTGGACCTGCTACCACCCCGAGCCGCTGCTGGATACGGCTGTGGCCGCTTACGCCCCGCGTCCCTTGGAATGCAACGTGCCGGCGCTGGTGGCCGTGGCGGTGGCCAGCACGGCGGTGGCAGTGGCGGCGTGCGCCGTGCTCTGCTGGAAGCTGGACGCCGGTTGGTACCTGCGAGCCACGTACCGGTTGGTGCGGGCCAAGTACGGCAGGCGGCGGCCGGGCGCCGCGCGGCGATGCTCCTACCACGCCTTCATCTCCTACAGCTGCGCCGACGCCGGCTGGGTTCGCCGGGAGCTTCTGCACCGGCTGGAGAGCGCCACGCCGCCGTACCGGCTCTGCATCCACGAGCGGGACTTCACGCCGGGCCGTTGGATCATCGATAACATCGTGGAGAACATCGAGAGGAGCTCCAAAGTCATCTTCATCCTCTCCCGCAGCTTCGTCGACAGCGAGTGGTGCAACTACGAGCTCTACTTCGCCCACCAGCgcgccgtggggctgggcagcgaGGACGTCATCTTGGTGGTGAAGGAACCCATCGAGGCTCGGGGTTTGCCCCGGCGGTTCGCCCGGCTCCGGAAGATGTTGGGCACCAAGACCTACCTGGAGTGGCCCGGCGAGCCCGGCAGACGGCCCTTCTTCTGGCTTCAGCTCCGCAGCCTCTTGGGTCGCCCCGGGGAGCTCGGGCCGGCCACCGAGGAGGAGACGGCCGTGGATGCCACCACGTAG
- the ITGA10 gene encoding LOW QUALITY PROTEIN: integrin alpha-10 (The sequence of the model RefSeq protein was modified relative to this genomic sequence to represent the inferred CDS: deleted 3 bases in 3 codons) produces MPAVGRWRVVGAGGGSRRCCCCSQGGGVLRGAGAHGCPPGLAVPPGLCVGFNVDVGRPRLFHGPAQAQFGYKVLQRAGGGERWLLVGAPWDGDRQGDVYKCRVGPPNATCAKANLGAAAPWLAPLPGRNAHLGMTLLDSKDGGFVACAPLWSQACGTSVFSTGICARLDSDLRPVGTIAPTAQRCSTYMDIVIVLDGSNSIYPWYEVQNFLSNILGKFFIGPGQIQVGVLQYGERAVHEWVLGGYRTAEEVVEAAKNISRQEGRETRTAFAIRRACTEAFSPERGGRPDATRLMIVVTDGESHDGEELPEALEECEKRNVTRYAIAVLGHYLRRQQDPEDFIREIKYIASDPDEKYFFNVTDEAALNDIVDALGDRIFSLEGTHGYNESSFELEMSQIGFSLHLLEDGILFGTVGAYDWGGAVLEESRRGRIVPSRKAFEKEFPLELKNHAAYLGYAVSSLRLPGGQRLYVAGAPRFQHKGKVILFQLGTTGTVTVAQALTGEQIGSYFGSEVCALDVDGDGVTDVLLVAAPMYLGAQSRETGRVYLYRVGQRLLAPAGILHADKKPQDSRFGYALAAVPDLNHDGFNDVVVGAPLEDGHRGAIYVYHGAPGTLLPHYKQRIEAAALGPTLSYFGRSVDGQLDLDGDGLVDLAVGAQGAAVLLRSRQIVQVNTSLTVEPSSINVIQKNCQRGGTGAVCLRARVCFRAGTRARGQRDREIELQYNVSLEERTPGARAAFDSGARRLLQRRLELSLGRQSCLRFPFHVLDTTDYLRPLISFTVRLAMAKSTGPVLDETSPTTIRKTGGCWRWIPFFKDCGEDNECVTDLVLRATMDIVGSGQSPHVLRRGRRKVAVDVVLENREENAYNASLLLRFSGNLHFSSLALQDPSPVKLECTALVGHRRLCSVGYPVFRSLAKVSFTLELEFSCSVLLHRAEVTLEASSDSTEATLEDNVVRLSAPIRYEPDLFLSSDANLHRYEVHPLGTFPHGPGPEFKTTVKVQNFGCYPVRNLTLRMALPALGYRRATFLSVTRVLADNATCTLRTPPEEPRQRGTATVVPVHPEDLLRVDRLDCGNAWCQELSCRLGRLDRGGEVSVHVLRTIHNDFFRGAKFRSVRVVSTVWLGVPGSSVLVLEEGAHRRETVLEIIQAKRVPVSLWILVGSILGGLLLLALIIFCLWKLGFFTRKKLPEEEEEEKEQ; encoded by the exons ATGCCGGCGGTGGGGCGATGGAGGGTGGTGGGTgccggcggcggctcccggcgctgctgctgctgctcccag GGTGGTGGGGTGCTGCGGGGCGCCGGGgcccatgggtgcccccccgGGCTCGCTGTCCCCCCAGGGCTGTGCGTGGGGTTCAACGTGGACGTCGGGCGCCCGCGGCTCTTCCACGGGCCGGCACAGGCCCAGTTCGGCTACAAGGTGCTgcagcgggcgggcggcggggagaggTG GCTGCTGGTGGGGGCCCCTTGGGACGGTGACCGCCAAGGTGACGTCTACAAGTGTCGCGTGGGACCCCCCAACGCCACCTGCGCCAAAGCCAACCTCG GAGCCGCAGCGCCCTGGCtcgcccccctccccggccgcAACGCACACTTGGGCATGACCCTCCTGGACTCCAAGGACGGCGGCTTCGTG GCCTGCGCCCCGCTTTGGTCCCAGGCGTGCGGCACCTCCGTCTTCAGCACCGGCATCTGCGCCCGCCTGGACAGTGACCTCCGGCCGGTGGGGACCATCGCGCCCACGGCACAGC GCTGCTCCACCTACATGGACATCGTCATCGTCCTGGACGGCTCCAACAGCATCTACCCCTGGTACGAGGTGCAGAACTTCCTCAGCAACATCCTCGGCAAGTTCTTCATCGGGCCCGGGCAGATCCAG GTGGGGGTGCTGCAGTACGGGGAGCGGGCGGTGCACGAGTGGGTGCTG GGCGGGTACCGGACGGcggaggaggtggtggaggcgGCCAAGAACATCAGCCGGCAGGAGGGGCGGGAGACGCGCACGGCCTTCGCCATCCGCCGGGCATG CACCGAAGCCTTCAGCCccgagcggggcgggcggccggaTGCCACCCGGCTGATGATCGTGGTGACGGACGGGGAGTCCCACGACGGCGAGGAGCTGCCCGAGGCGCTGGAGGAGTGCGAGAAGCGCAACGTCACCCGCTACGCCATCGCG gTGCTGGGGCACTACCTCCGCCGGCAGCAGGACCCCGAGGATTTCATCCGCGAGATCAAGTACATCGCCAGCGACCCGGACGAGAAGTATTTCTTCAACGTCACCGACGAGGCCGCCCTCAACGACATCGTGGACGCTTTGGGCGACCGCATCTTCAGCCTGGAAG GCACCCACGGGTACAACGAGAGCTCCTTCGAGCTGGAGATGTCCCAGATCGGCTTCTCCCTCCACCTCCTGGAG GACGGGATCCTCTTCGGCACGGTGGGAGCCTACGACTGGGGA GGGGCCGTGCTGGAGGAGAGCCGGCGCGGCCGCATCGTCCCGTCCCGGAAAGCCTTCGAGAAGGAGTTCCCGCTGGAGCTGAAGAATCATGCGGCTTATTTGG GTTACGCCGTCTCCTCGCTGCGGCTGCCCGGCGGGCAGCGCCTGTACGTGGCCGGAGCCCCTCGCTTCCAGCACAAGGGCAAGGTGATCCTCTTCCAGCTGGGCACCACGGGGACCGTGACGGTGGCCCAGGCGCTGACGGGGGAGCAG ATCGGCTCCTACTTCGGCAGCGAGGTGTGCGCCCTGGACGTGGACGGTGACGGGGTCACCGACGTGCTGCTGGTGGCAGCTCCCATGTACCTGGGTGCCCAGAGCAGGGAGACCGGGCGCGTGTACCTCTACAGAGTGGGgcag CGGCTCCTGGCCCCCGCCGGCATCCTACATGCCGACAAGAAGCCGCAGGACTCCCGGTTCGGCTACGCCCTGGCCGCCGTGCCCGATCTCAACCACGACGGCTTCAACGACGTGGTGGTGGGGGCTCCGCTGGAGGACGGGCACCGTGGTGCCATTTATGTCTACCACGGCGCCCCgggcaccctcctgccccattACAAGCAG CGCATCGAGGCAGCGGCGCTGGGTCCGACCCTCAGCTATTTCGGGCGCAGCGTGGACGGGCAGCTGGACCTGGATGGGGACGGGCTGGTGGACTTGGCCGTGGGGGCGCAGGGGGCGGCCGTGCTGCTGCG CTCCCGCCAGATTGTCCAGGTCAACACGTCGCTGACGGTGGAGCCCTCGTCCATCAACGTCATCCAGAAGAACTGTCAACGCGGCGGCACTGGTGCCGTCTGCCTCCGGGCCAGGGTCTGCTTCCGCGCCGGGACCCGAGCCCGGGGCCAGCGGGACAGGGAGATCG AGCTGCAGTACAACGTGTCGCTGGAGGAGAGGACGCCGGGAGCCCGAGCCGCCTTCGACTCCGGCGCCCGCCGGCTGCTGCAGCGCCGCCTCGAGCTCTCGCTggggaggcagagctgcctcCGCTTCCCCTTCCACGTCCTG GACACCACGGACTATCTGCGACCCCTC ATCAGCTTCACGGTGAGGTTGGCCATGGCCAAATCCACCGGGCCGGTGCTGGATGAGACGTCCCCCACCACCATCCGGAAAActggtgggtgctggaggtgg ATCCCCTTCTTCAAGGACTGCGGGGAGGACAACGAGTGCGTCACGGACCTGGTGCTGCGGGCCACCATGGACATCGTGGGCTCCGG gcagagcccccACGTCCTGcgcaggggcaggaggaaggtggCGGTGGACGtggtcctggagaacagggaGGAGAACGCCTACAACGCCAGTCTGCTCCTCCGCTTCTCCGGCAACCTCCACTTCTCCAGCCTCGCGCTCCAG GACCCCAGCCCGGTGAAGCTGGAGTGCACGGCGCTGGTGGGTCACCGCCGGCTCTGCAGCGTCGGCTACCCCGTCTTCCGCTCGCTGGCCAAG GTCTCCTTCACCCTGGAGTTGGAGTTCAGCTGCTCCGTCCTCCTCCACCGAGCCGAGGTCACGCTCGAGGCCAGCAG CGACAGCACCGAGGCTACGCTGGAGGACAACGTGGTCCGGCTTTCTGCGCCCATCCGCTACGAGCCCGACCTCTTCCTCTCCAG TGATGCCAACCTGCACCGCTACGAGGTTCACCCGCTCGGCACCTTCCCCCACGGCCCCGGCCCCGAATTCAAGACCACGGTGAAG GTGCAGAATTTCGGGTGCTACCCGGTCCGAAACCTCACCCTCCGCatggccctgccagccctgggctACCGCCGTGCCACCTTCCTCTCCGTCACGCGCGTCCTCGCCGACAAT GCTACCTGCACGCTGCGGACCCCCCCCGAGGAGCCACGGCAGCGGGGCACGGCCACGGTGGTCCCCGTGCACCCCGAAGACCTCCTGCGCGTGGACAGGCTG GACTGCGGCAATGCCTGGtgccaggagctgagctgccGGCTGGGGCGGCTGGACCGCGGCGGGGAGGTCTCCGTCCACGTCCTCCGCACCATCCACAACGACTTCTTCCGAGGG gctAAATTCAGGAGCGTGAGAGTCGTCAGCACGGTCTGGTTGGGGGTCCCGGGGAGCAGCGTGCtggtgctggaggagggggCGCATCGGAGGGAG ACGGTGCTTGAAATCATCCAGGCCAAGCGGGTGCCCGTCTCCCTCTGGATCCTGGTGGGCAGCATCCTGGGGGGGCTGCTCCTCCTGGCACTGATCATCTTCTGCCTGTGGAAG CTGGGCTTCTTCACCCGCAAGAAGCtcccggaggaggaggaggaggagaaggagcagtga